In Mytilus edulis chromosome 7, xbMytEdul2.2, whole genome shotgun sequence, a single genomic region encodes these proteins:
- the LOC139482542 gene encoding uncharacterized protein: MDTDKFMTKLCFGDHDVFVDLTLLDIHELGPKLTKRFLKLGNSRDQGTLANLKILIQRSNVNGKVKSRFKAHEDFVLTVGHSYFLDYVMKKFDMKDLDDTPTHKLLPENIKQLHAPSKQKIFDALMEEVIADIYIPYETQAPKKVDLKLLIANQAYQCSASLDNNTAIVPLSINGRQTIIQVPVPRLQEGCIINVNGIAIVIQEVKKGQDDLFNYVHNFLQWYFIILQMEDAIHEGDMVRTNVIIKTMIPFFFSHSVLSKYFTECIDFILKTEFTLPPHVATEVRAASFVNVHGGIGKNKAADMHKENEVKLVKDLIKGLGANKTEKSIITMSKAAPVINDVTTNFDKMLKLNDFKTKHNKRSSEEDISTLVKKLKDLDLWNFHENRTLTLFTGIGQSPFNFDTDVFLRNMKSTIFRLQRDLPCEANDDNNHDDDDDDEESDMED; the protein is encoded by the exons atggacacagataaattcatgacaaaattgtgttttggtgatcatgatgtgtttgtagatcttactttactggacattcatGAACTTGgacca aaactgACCAAAAGATTTCTCAAATTAGGTAACAGCAGAGACCAGGGGACTTTAGCAAACCTGAAGATTTTGATTCAGAGGTCAAATGTCAATGGAAAGGTGAAAAGTAGATTTAAG GCCCATGAAGACTTTGTCCTTACTGTAGGGCATTCTTACTTCCTTGATTATGTGATGAAAAAATTTGATATGAAAGACTTGGACGACACACCAACCCACAAACTGTTACCTGAAAATATTAAACAGTTACATGCTCCTTCAAAACAGAAGATTTTTGATGCCCTTATGGAGGAAGTGATAGCAGATATTTACATACCTTATGAAACTCAG GCACCCAAAAAAGTGGATCTAAAACTACTGATAGCCAACCAGGCATACCAATGTTCTGCATCATTAGACAATAACACAGCAATAGTTCCACTCTCTATTAATGGTAGACAGACTATCATACAAGTTCCTGTTCCTAGACTACAAGAAGGCTGCATCATAAATGTTAATGGTATTGCAATTGTTATTCAGGAAGTGAAAAAGGGACAAGATGACCTGTTTAATTATGTTCACAATTTTCTTCAatggtattttattattttgcaaATGGAAGATGCTATTCATGAAGGAGATATGGTTAGAACAAATGTAATCATTAAGACAATgattccattttttttctcacacTCAGTTCTTTCTAAGTATTTTACCGAATGTATTGACTTCATTCTAAAGACTGAGTTCACTTTGCCACCTCATGTTGCTACAGAGGTTAGGGCTGCATCTTTTGTTAACGTCCATGGTGGTATTGGGAAAAATAAGGCTGCAGACATGCACAAGGAAAATGAAGTGAAGTTAGTCAAAGATTTGATCAAAGGTCTTGGGGCAAACAAGACAGAAAAATCTATTATCACAATGTCAAAAGCAGCACCAGTTATAAACGATGTAACAacaaactttgacaaaatgttgaaattgaacgacttcaaaacaaaacataataagAGATCATCGGAGGAAGACATTAGTACTCTAGTTAAGAAGCTAAAAGACCTTGATCTTTGGAATTTTCATGAAAACAGAACACTAACATTATTCACTGGTATAGGTCAATCACCTTTCAACTTCGATACTGATGTGTTTTTAAGGAATATGAAATCAACCATATTCAGACTGCAAAGGGATTTGCCATGTGAGGCAAATGATGATAACAatcatgatgatgatgatgacgatgaggAAAGTGACATGGAAGattaa